Proteins encoded together in one Triticum dicoccoides isolate Atlit2015 ecotype Zavitan chromosome 7B, WEW_v2.0, whole genome shotgun sequence window:
- the LOC119335860 gene encoding AT-hook motif nuclear-localized protein 23-like: MAGLDLGTNSYLHHHQQLHLRHDDGAGGSDDGQDALSPGGVGGSTAAGAGIGGSEVVGRRPRGRPPGSKNKPKPPVIITRESANALRAHILEVAAGCDVFEALTAYARRRQRGVCVLSAAGTVTNVTLRQPQSAQSGPASPAVATLHGRFEILSLAVSFLPPPAPPGATSLSAFLAGGQGQVVGGSVAGALVAAGPVVVVASSFSNVAYERLPLEDGDEVVPTPPPAGSDQAGGGMPFGVDPSGGSAGAGLPFFNLPMGMPPMPVAGHNGWPGAAGGVERPPFS; encoded by the coding sequence ATGGCAGGACTGGATTTGGGAACCAACTCCTACCTCCACCATCACCAGCAGCTTCACCTCCGTCACGATGACGGTGCCGGAGGATCCGACGACGGCCAGGACGCGCTCTCGCCGGGCGGCGTGGGAGGGAGCACAGCCGCAGGGGCTGGGATAGGCGGCAGCGAGGTCGTGGGGCGCCGCCCACGCGGCCGGCCGCCCGGATCCAAGAACAAGCCCAAGCCGCCAGTGATCATCACAAGGGAGAGCGCCAACGCGCTCAGGGCGCACATCCTCGAGGTTGCCGCGGGGTGCGACGTCTTCGAGGCGCTTACCGCCTATGCGCGTCGTCGGCAGCGCGGCGTCTGTGTACTATCCGCGGCGGGGACCGTCACGAACGTGACTCTCCGGCAGCCACAGTCTGCCCAGAGTGGGCCAGCTTCGCCGGCGGTGGCCACGCTCCATGGAAGGTTCGAGATACTGTCCCTTGCCGTTTCTTTCCTCCCGCCTCCGGCGCCTCCAGGGGCCACCAGCCTCTCGGCCTTCCTAGCAGGAGGGCAGGGTCAGGTGGTTGGTGGGAGCGTTGCCGGTGCGCTCGTCGCGGCCGGGCCGGTGGTCGTCGTTGCCTCGTCGTTCAGCAACGTGGCGTACGAGAGACTgccgctggaggacggcgacgaggtGGTGCCTACACCGCCACCTGCGGGGAGCGACCAGGCCGGCGGTGGCATGCCGTTCGGTGTTGATCCGTCGGGGGGCTCGGCAGGAGCTGGCCTCCCGTTCTTCAACCTGCCGATGGGCATGCCGCCAATGCCCGTGGCCGGGCATAACGGCTGGCCGGGCGCTGCCGGTGGCGTCGAGAGGCCACCGTTCTCGTGA